The proteins below come from a single Gordonia pseudamarae genomic window:
- a CDS encoding ABC transporter substrate-binding protein, producing the protein MSRAKRFRSHRYSRPITRILIGCVATALTLTSCADNSEQLDEGKELPTTVADGVELSLATARTKVALTANGDIDKLPFTVTNWAAISGGPDVIQAFKGGSVDLATNAGVPPIQAHAQGLDAKIVGVSVRTWPIYKLATAPGTHISSVQDLRGKKIAFSPGQAQGVVVLRTLKAAGIDIDEVKLVELNGPQFLTALQGKQVDVAPLSEPSLTKYLDQYAADGARGVHTDAVDALSILWAPSTVLADDKKLSAITEFVKYWAKGEVWQWENQAKWIDTYYVKDQGVTPEDGRRIIATLGQPYFPTDWTDAITWEQETIDLVTDAGQLGGTSFDANTLFDRRFEKVVADAVPEKYRSEPVAS; encoded by the coding sequence ATGTCCAGAGCCAAGCGCTTCAGATCTCACAGATATTCTCGTCCGATCACCCGCATACTGATCGGCTGCGTTGCCACCGCACTCACCCTCACTTCGTGTGCCGACAACAGTGAGCAACTCGACGAAGGCAAGGAACTGCCCACCACCGTCGCCGACGGCGTCGAATTATCGCTTGCCACAGCAAGAACCAAGGTTGCCCTGACCGCCAACGGCGATATCGACAAACTCCCGTTCACGGTGACGAATTGGGCCGCTATCAGCGGTGGTCCCGATGTCATCCAGGCATTCAAAGGCGGCTCGGTGGACCTGGCCACCAATGCCGGAGTTCCGCCGATTCAGGCCCATGCGCAGGGTCTCGACGCCAAGATCGTCGGCGTGAGCGTACGAACCTGGCCGATCTACAAACTCGCCACCGCACCGGGAACCCACATTTCCAGCGTCCAGGACCTGCGCGGCAAGAAGATCGCATTCTCGCCCGGACAGGCACAGGGCGTTGTCGTCCTGCGCACCCTGAAGGCCGCCGGAATCGATATCGATGAGGTGAAGCTGGTCGAACTCAACGGCCCCCAGTTCCTGACCGCACTGCAGGGCAAACAGGTCGATGTCGCGCCGCTGAGCGAGCCGTCACTGACCAAGTACCTCGACCAGTACGCCGCCGACGGCGCGCGCGGGGTGCACACCGACGCCGTCGACGCGCTGAGCATTCTGTGGGCCCCGTCCACGGTCCTGGCCGACGACAAGAAGCTCTCGGCCATCACCGAATTCGTCAAGTACTGGGCCAAGGGCGAGGTGTGGCAGTGGGAGAACCAGGCGAAGTGGATCGACACCTACTACGTCAAGGACCAGGGCGTCACCCCCGAGGACGGCCGGCGCATCATCGCGACCCTGGGTCAGCCCTACTTCCCCACCGACTGGACCGACGCGATCACGTGGGAGCAGGAGACCATCGACCTGGTCACCGACGCAGGACAACTCGGCGGCACCTCGTTCGACGCCAACACCCTCTTCGACCGGCGCTTCGAGAAGGTCGTCGCCGACGCCGTCCCCGAGAAGTACCGGTCCGAGCCGGTGGCGAGCTGA
- a CDS encoding SanA/YdcF family protein produces MGPIAKSACAVAIVVELIITVSLTWIHVASSGRVLEPSGVPSGSTLLVLGSLVSDGEPGVYVRGRLDTAVELYRSGAVVRIINSGNGSAGAGDEPAVMGAYLREHGVPAEVITADALGTDTAASCRRARAVFGVTALVVVTQDFHLRRAIALCRDAGVQARGVRAQCRCPVTGQIRNRVRELVFAGPRALWTILT; encoded by the coding sequence ATGGGACCGATCGCCAAGTCCGCATGTGCCGTAGCCATCGTCGTCGAGCTGATCATCACGGTATCGCTGACGTGGATTCATGTGGCCTCCTCCGGTCGTGTGCTTGAGCCGTCGGGTGTGCCGTCGGGGTCGACGCTGCTGGTCCTGGGCTCGCTCGTGTCCGACGGCGAACCGGGCGTCTACGTGCGGGGTCGACTCGACACGGCCGTCGAGTTGTACCGGTCGGGCGCAGTGGTGCGCATCATCAACTCGGGGAACGGTTCGGCGGGTGCGGGTGACGAGCCGGCGGTGATGGGGGCCTACCTGCGGGAGCACGGCGTACCCGCCGAGGTGATCACCGCCGACGCGCTGGGCACGGACACCGCGGCGAGCTGCCGGCGGGCACGTGCGGTGTTCGGCGTGACGGCGCTGGTGGTGGTGACCCAGGACTTTCATCTGCGCAGGGCGATCGCGCTGTGCCGGGACGCGGGGGTCCAGGCGCGCGGGGTGCGGGCACAATGCCGGTGCCCGGTCACCGGACAGATCCGTAACCGTGTCCGGGAGCTCGTATTCGCCGGGCCGCGGGCGCTGTGGACGATTCTGACCTGA
- a CDS encoding oxidoreductase has protein sequence MPRSGAGWTSADAPRLDGRTAVVTGANSGLGLETARALARLGATVVLACRNLDAATIAAEDITATDHDADLAIVRLDLSDLAAVREAADTIRADHRQVDILVNNAGVMSKARSFTADGFELDFGTNFLGHYALTGLLLDRINFSRGERSDGRCGGRVVTVTSAAHRKGSIDFDDLPMDHNYSVPAAYARSKLAELMFAIELQRRLAAAGMPGASLAAHPGASYSGVMRDQSKILNWAFTSPRMRWLLNLFVQEPDRGALPALRAATDPAAFGGQFYGPSGRLEATGSPVLVSPADRAVDSAVAQRLWDVAEELTGVRYSFD, from the coding sequence GTGCCCAGATCCGGCGCCGGATGGACGTCGGCAGACGCACCCCGACTCGACGGCAGGACGGCCGTCGTGACCGGAGCCAACAGCGGCCTCGGCCTCGAAACCGCACGCGCGCTGGCCCGGCTGGGCGCTACCGTCGTCCTGGCCTGCCGCAACCTCGACGCCGCGACGATCGCGGCCGAGGACATCACCGCCACCGACCACGACGCCGACCTCGCCATCGTCCGCCTGGACCTGAGTGACCTCGCGGCGGTCCGCGAGGCGGCCGACACGATCCGTGCCGACCACCGGCAGGTCGACATCCTCGTCAACAACGCCGGTGTCATGAGCAAGGCCCGCAGCTTCACCGCGGACGGGTTCGAACTCGATTTCGGAACCAATTTTCTCGGGCACTACGCCCTCACCGGCCTGCTCCTCGATCGGATCAACTTCAGCAGGGGCGAGCGAAGCGACGGGAGATGTGGCGGGCGGGTGGTCACCGTGACCAGCGCCGCGCACCGCAAGGGCTCGATCGATTTCGACGACCTGCCGATGGACCACAACTACTCGGTGCCCGCAGCCTACGCGCGCTCGAAGCTGGCCGAACTGATGTTCGCTATCGAGTTGCAGCGTCGGCTTGCCGCGGCGGGTATGCCCGGTGCGTCGCTGGCCGCGCATCCGGGAGCGAGCTACAGCGGTGTCATGCGCGACCAGAGCAAGATCCTGAACTGGGCGTTCACCAGTCCCAGGATGCGCTGGCTGCTCAATCTGTTCGTTCAGGAACCCGATCGGGGCGCCCTGCCGGCCCTGCGTGCGGCGACCGATCCCGCGGCATTCGGCGGACAGTTCTACGGTCCGTCCGGGCGGCTGGAGGCCACGGGCTCGCCGGTGCTGGTCAGTCCCGCCGATCGTGCGGTGGATTCGGCTGTGGCGCAAAGACTCTGGGATGTCGCTGAGGAGCTCACCGGCGTCCGGTACTCGTTCGACTGA
- a CDS encoding WS/DGAT/MGAT family O-acyltransferase: MQYMPITESMFLIAETREQPMHVGGLQLFEPREGQSSSDLAEEVFDAFHNGTEVSELFRKRPASPAPILGNLFWTHDEEIDFDYHVRRVVLPRPGRVRELLRYVSLNHGALLDRNRPMWEVHIIEGLNDGRLALYTKVHHSLVDGVTALRILGRTLSTDPEDRSGRTPWSLQTRPRPARQKASANEETGAIPLISGVLGAAGAAAGVAGQMAGLAPAAARIAWSAVREDDYAAPLTSAPRTLLDVPIGSARRFAGEKWELSRLKAVAKALEVTLNDVVLAMCSGALRSYLIDQDALPDSSMVAALPVSLHTDEDKDGNAITAIMCKLGTEQPDPGQRVRTIVASTGEAKKVVRGLAPLQQLALGAANIAPLALATVPGFVRYVPPQFNLMISNVPGPGKELYWNGARLTDMYPVSVVMEGLALNITVTTTANHMNFGLIGARKELPSLQRLLTHLGTALEELEKLADTVARD, translated from the coding sequence ATGCAGTACATGCCCATCACCGAGTCGATGTTCCTGATCGCCGAGACCCGCGAACAGCCGATGCACGTCGGCGGCCTGCAACTGTTCGAACCCCGCGAAGGACAGTCCTCCTCGGACCTGGCCGAAGAAGTCTTCGACGCCTTCCACAACGGCACCGAGGTCAGCGAACTGTTCCGCAAGCGGCCCGCCTCCCCCGCGCCGATCCTGGGCAACCTGTTCTGGACCCACGACGAGGAGATCGACTTCGACTATCACGTGCGACGCGTGGTACTGCCCCGGCCCGGCCGCGTGCGTGAGCTGCTGCGCTATGTCTCGCTCAACCACGGCGCGCTCCTCGACCGCAACCGGCCGATGTGGGAGGTGCACATCATCGAAGGCCTCAACGACGGCCGACTCGCCCTCTACACCAAGGTGCATCATTCACTCGTCGACGGCGTGACCGCTCTGCGGATTCTCGGGCGCACGCTGTCGACCGATCCGGAGGATCGTTCGGGGCGCACCCCGTGGTCGCTACAAACCCGACCGCGACCGGCCAGGCAAAAAGCGTCCGCGAACGAGGAGACGGGAGCAATCCCGCTCATCTCGGGAGTGCTCGGAGCCGCGGGAGCGGCCGCGGGTGTCGCCGGTCAGATGGCGGGTCTGGCACCTGCGGCGGCAAGAATCGCCTGGTCGGCGGTCCGTGAGGACGACTACGCCGCTCCGCTGACCAGCGCCCCGCGCACCCTTCTCGACGTACCCATCGGCAGTGCGCGGCGTTTCGCGGGCGAGAAGTGGGAGCTGTCGCGGCTCAAGGCCGTCGCCAAGGCGCTGGAGGTCACCCTCAACGACGTGGTGCTCGCGATGTGCTCGGGTGCGTTGCGGTCCTACCTGATCGATCAGGACGCGCTGCCCGATTCGTCGATGGTGGCGGCACTGCCGGTGTCCCTGCACACCGACGAGGACAAGGATGGCAACGCGATCACCGCGATCATGTGCAAGCTCGGCACCGAGCAGCCCGATCCGGGGCAGCGCGTCCGCACGATCGTCGCCTCCACAGGCGAAGCCAAGAAAGTGGTGCGCGGTCTCGCCCCACTGCAGCAGCTGGCTCTCGGGGCCGCCAACATCGCCCCGCTCGCCCTGGCGACCGTGCCGGGCTTCGTGCGGTACGTCCCCCCACAGTTCAACCTGATGATCAGCAACGTGCCCGGCCCCGGCAAGGAGCTGTACTGGAACGGCGCCCGGCTCACCGACATGTACCCGGTGTCGGTGGTGATGGAAGGCCTGGCGCTCAACATCACCGTCACCACCACCGCCAACCACATGAACTTCGGCCTGATCGGCGCACGCAAGGAATTGCCGAGTCTGCAACGGCTGCTCACCCACCTCGGCACCGCCCTGGAGGAGCTGGAGAAGCTGGCCGACACGGTGGCCCGCGACTGA
- a CDS encoding (Fe-S)-binding protein: protein MTPMTATLGTIGVLISLGCWFAFVRGAFGIVRTILLGQSVPSSRFFPILPRLWTMIKEFIAHTRMIKFRTVGIAHWMVMIGFLGGMLLFFEAYGQAINPEFHWPIIGATFGWHLWDEILGIATVIGIVTLIVIRQLNHPRIPERISRFSGSRFLPAYTIEAIVLVEGLGMIFVKAGKISTYHHSNAYSDFFTMQVAKLLPASPNMVGLFALIKLLSGSLFLLLVGTHLNWGVAWHRFSAFFNIYFKREQDGGVALGAAKPMMSNGKVLEMETADPDVDAFGAGKIEDFSWKAWLDFTTCTECGRCQSQCPAWNTGKPLSPKLLIMSLREHGLAKAPYLLAGGSTDMGGEEVGLLDADGKPDEDRLGAIPVAARAEAARKLVGDSKGATGGGEPVIAEDGTFDPEALGAVIDTETLWSCTTCGACVEQCPVDIEHVDHILDMRRYQVLIESDFPTELAGMFKKLETKGNPWGQNANQRTAWIDEIDIDIPVFGQDVESFEGFEYLFWVGCAGAYEDRAKKTTKAVAELLDMAAVNFLVLGQGETCTGDSARRAGNEFLFQMLAQQNIEMMNQVFDTAPHQRKKIVVTCAHCFNALGNEYPQVGGTYEVVHHTQLLNRLVREKRLVPVAPIGEGVTYHDPCYLGRHNKVYDAPRELMAASGSTLTEMPRHGERSMCCGAGGARMWMEEQIGKRINVDRVDEALGVLETAPQEVKKVATGCPFCRVMLTDGVTARTAGTELEDKIEVVDVAQMLLESVKRGEPTEITRGGKFLFPSAPAPEPEPEPEPEPVKVVDKAPAASGGAAKPKVGLGMKGGMKKPGGATKAAAPAEAAPAEDRKPAAKGFGMKGGMKKPGTKPAAAAAESAPAATTEDKKPAAKGFGMKGGMKKPGTKPAAAAAESAPAATTTEKKPAAKGFGMKSGMKKPGAAKSTAPAAAAPATETPTTEAPAVAATTEAAPAKAKGFGMAAGKKRPGAKPAAKPAAAPAAEETPAAVVAAVEADETPAAALTEATEAKAKGFGMAAGKKRPGAKPSPKPAAAAAPQADEPVVAEVEVAEVVAEVEVAEAVQAPVTEATEAKAKGFGMSAGKKRPGAAKVGSVAKAAPAPAPEPEPEPEPDSDVPEAAEPEKVEPETVVSDATPSLNGADRTITETGATKAKGFGIASGKKRPGHR from the coding sequence GTGACTCCCATGACCGCAACGCTGGGCACAATCGGTGTGCTGATCAGCCTCGGGTGCTGGTTCGCGTTCGTTCGCGGCGCCTTCGGCATCGTGCGCACCATCCTGCTCGGCCAGAGCGTGCCCAGCTCACGATTCTTCCCGATCCTGCCCCGGCTGTGGACGATGATCAAGGAGTTCATCGCCCACACCCGCATGATCAAGTTCCGCACCGTCGGCATCGCGCACTGGATGGTGATGATCGGCTTCCTCGGCGGCATGCTGCTGTTCTTCGAGGCGTACGGGCAGGCCATCAACCCCGAGTTCCACTGGCCGATCATCGGCGCCACCTTCGGCTGGCACCTGTGGGACGAGATCCTGGGCATCGCCACCGTCATCGGCATCGTGACCCTCATCGTCATCCGCCAGCTCAACCACCCGCGGATCCCCGAGCGCATCTCCCGTTTCTCCGGCTCGCGGTTCCTGCCCGCCTACACGATCGAGGCGATCGTGCTGGTCGAGGGCCTGGGCATGATCTTCGTCAAGGCCGGCAAGATCTCCACCTACCACCACAGCAACGCCTACTCGGACTTCTTCACCATGCAGGTGGCCAAGCTGCTGCCCGCCAGCCCCAACATGGTCGGCCTGTTCGCACTGATCAAGCTGCTCTCGGGCAGCCTGTTCCTGCTGCTGGTGGGCACCCACCTCAACTGGGGTGTGGCCTGGCACCGGTTCTCGGCGTTCTTCAACATCTACTTCAAGCGCGAGCAGGACGGCGGCGTCGCGCTCGGTGCGGCCAAGCCGATGATGAGCAACGGCAAGGTCCTGGAGATGGAGACCGCCGATCCCGATGTCGACGCGTTCGGCGCCGGCAAGATCGAGGATTTCAGCTGGAAGGCCTGGCTCGACTTCACCACCTGTACCGAATGCGGCCGCTGTCAGTCGCAGTGCCCGGCCTGGAACACCGGCAAGCCGCTCTCCCCCAAGCTGCTCATCATGTCGCTGCGCGAACACGGTCTGGCCAAGGCGCCGTACCTGCTGGCCGGCGGCAGCACCGACATGGGCGGCGAGGAGGTGGGACTGCTCGACGCCGACGGCAAACCCGACGAGGACAGGCTGGGCGCGATCCCGGTGGCGGCGCGGGCCGAGGCGGCCCGCAAGCTGGTCGGCGACTCCAAGGGCGCCACCGGCGGCGGTGAACCCGTCATCGCCGAGGACGGCACCTTCGATCCGGAGGCGCTCGGCGCGGTCATCGACACCGAAACCCTGTGGAGCTGCACCACCTGCGGCGCGTGCGTGGAGCAGTGCCCCGTCGACATCGAGCACGTCGACCACATCCTCGATATGCGCCGCTACCAGGTGCTCATCGAATCGGACTTCCCCACCGAGCTCGCGGGCATGTTCAAGAAGCTCGAGACCAAGGGCAACCCGTGGGGCCAGAACGCCAACCAGCGCACCGCGTGGATCGATGAGATCGACATCGACATCCCTGTCTTCGGGCAGGACGTCGAGTCCTTCGAGGGCTTCGAGTACCTGTTCTGGGTCGGTTGCGCCGGCGCCTACGAGGACCGGGCGAAGAAGACCACCAAGGCCGTCGCCGAACTCCTCGACATGGCCGCCGTCAACTTCCTGGTCCTCGGTCAGGGCGAGACCTGCACCGGCGACTCGGCACGGCGTGCGGGCAACGAGTTCCTGTTCCAGATGCTGGCGCAGCAGAACATCGAAATGATGAACCAGGTCTTCGACACCGCGCCGCACCAGCGTAAGAAGATCGTCGTCACCTGCGCCCACTGCTTCAACGCGCTCGGTAACGAGTATCCCCAGGTCGGCGGCACCTACGAGGTTGTCCACCACACCCAGCTGCTCAACCGCCTCGTGCGGGAGAAGCGACTCGTCCCGGTCGCGCCGATCGGCGAGGGCGTCACCTACCACGACCCGTGCTACCTGGGCCGTCACAACAAGGTCTACGACGCGCCGCGCGAGCTGATGGCCGCGTCGGGCTCCACCCTCACCGAGATGCCGCGCCACGGCGAACGGTCGATGTGCTGCGGCGCCGGCGGTGCCCGCATGTGGATGGAGGAGCAGATCGGCAAGCGCATCAACGTCGACCGCGTCGACGAGGCGCTCGGCGTCCTGGAGACCGCCCCGCAGGAGGTCAAGAAGGTCGCCACCGGCTGCCCGTTCTGCCGCGTCATGCTCACCGACGGCGTTACCGCCCGCACCGCGGGCACCGAACTCGAGGACAAGATCGAGGTCGTCGACGTCGCGCAGATGCTGCTCGAATCGGTCAAGCGCGGCGAACCCACCGAGATCACGCGCGGCGGCAAGTTCCTGTTCCCGTCGGCTCCGGCACCCGAACCCGAGCCGGAACCCGAACCCGAGCCGGTGAAGGTCGTCGACAAGGCACCTGCCGCCTCCGGCGGCGCGGCCAAGCCCAAGGTCGGCCTGGGTATGAAGGGCGGCATGAAGAAGCCGGGCGGTGCCACGAAGGCCGCCGCCCCGGCCGAGGCCGCACCCGCCGAGGATAGGAAGCCCGCTGCGAAGGGCTTCGGCATGAAGGGCGGCATGAAGAAGCCCGGCACCAAGCCGGCCGCCGCTGCCGCCGAGTCCGCACCCGCGGCCACCACCGAGGATAAGAAGCCCGCCGCGAAGGGCTTCGGCATGAAGGGCGGCATGAAGAAGCCCGGCACCAAGCCGGCCGCCGCTGCCGCCGAGTCCGCACCCGCGGCCACCACCACGGAGAAGAAGCCCGCCGCGAAGGGCTTCGGCATGAAGAGTGGCATGAAGAAGCCCGGCGCCGCCAAGAGCACCGCCCCCGCCGCCGCAGCACCCGCCACCGAGACACCCACCACCGAGGCACCGGCCGTCGCGGCCACCACCGAGGCGGCACCGGCCAAGGCCAAGGGCTTCGGCATGGCCGCCGGCAAGAAGCGGCCGGGCGCCAAGCCCGCCGCGAAGCCGGCAGCCGCACCGGCCGCGGAGGAGACTCCCGCAGCGGTCGTCGCCGCAGTCGAGGCGGACGAAACTCCTGCCGCCGCGTTGACCGAGGCCACGGAGGCCAAGGCCAAGGGCTTCGGGATGGCCGCGGGCAAGAAGCGGCCAGGTGCCAAGCCCTCGCCCAAGCCCGCCGCGGCTGCGGCGCCGCAGGCGGACGAACCGGTGGTCGCCGAGGTCGAGGTCGCCGAAGTCGTGGCCGAGGTCGAGGTCGCCGAGGCCGTGCAGGCTCCGGTCACCGAGGCGACCGAGGCCAAGGCGAAGGGCTTCGGCATGTCTGCGGGCAAGAAGCGTCCGGGTGCGGCCAAGGTCGGTTCCGTCGCCAAGGCCGCTCCGGCCCCGGCGCCCGAACCCGAGCCCGAGCCCGAGCCCGACAGTGATGTGCCCGAAGCGGCCGAGCCCGAGAAGGTTGAACCCGAAACCGTGGTTTCCGACGCCACGCCGTCGCTGAACGGCGCCGACCGCACCATCACCGAGACCGGTGCGACCAAGGCCAAGGGCTTCGGCATCGCCTCGGGAAAGAAGCGACCCGGACACCGCTGA
- a CDS encoding ABC transporter ATP-binding protein: MELRGLTRNFGDDDILKGIDLTIPDGQFVALLGRSGSGKSTLLRAIAGLDHNVPGSGLLRVPERTSMVFQDSRLLPWQRVLPNVLYGQPRSRRRHGIDLLAEVGLAGREKSWPKGLSGGEQQRVALARALAGEPQLLLADEPFGALDALTRIKMHALLRTLVQAHRPTVLLVTHDVDEAISLAQRVLVLQSGRIGRDLIIDLPEDRNPAQPAFQRTRHDLLAALGVDAAAPQPVP, from the coding sequence ATAGAGCTGCGGGGGCTGACCAGGAACTTCGGTGATGACGACATCCTCAAAGGCATCGACCTGACCATTCCCGACGGTCAGTTCGTGGCCCTCCTCGGCCGCAGCGGTTCGGGCAAATCGACGTTGCTGCGGGCAATCGCCGGGCTCGACCACAATGTTCCCGGTTCCGGGCTGTTGCGGGTGCCCGAACGCACCTCGATGGTCTTTCAGGACTCCCGGCTGCTGCCGTGGCAGCGGGTGCTGCCCAATGTGCTCTACGGCCAGCCGCGTTCACGCAGGCGGCACGGCATCGACCTGCTGGCGGAGGTAGGTCTGGCCGGGCGTGAGAAGTCCTGGCCCAAAGGACTTTCCGGTGGCGAGCAACAGCGGGTGGCACTCGCACGGGCACTGGCCGGTGAACCGCAGTTGTTGCTGGCCGACGAGCCGTTCGGCGCACTCGACGCGCTCACCCGCATCAAGATGCACGCACTGCTGCGCACGCTGGTGCAGGCCCATCGGCCGACGGTGCTGCTGGTGACCCACGACGTCGACGAGGCGATCAGCCTGGCCCAGCGGGTACTGGTGTTGCAGTCGGGGCGGATAGGCCGCGACCTCATCATCGACCTGCCCGAGGACCGGAATCCGGCACAGCCGGCGTTCCAGCGGACCAGGCACGATCTGCTCGCCGCATTGGGTGTGGACGCCGCTGCTCCTCAACCAGTCCCGTGA
- a CDS encoding LLM class flavin-dependent oxidoreductase — protein sequence MSRKLHLNAFLMSTGHHEASWRLPESDPLAHLSVDHYVHLARTAERGHFDSIFFADSPVLQGEPGRRPAGKLEPTILLTAIAARTSKIGLIATASTSYNDPYNLARRFASVDWVSGGRVGWNIVTTAGADAARNFGLDDTPDHAERYEKAAEFVDVATKLWDSWDDDAFIGDKRLGIHSDPDKVHPTDHVGRFFRIAGPLNVPRSPQAYPVLVQAGSSEDGKNFAARYAEAVFTAQQTLDDGTAFYSDLKDRTRRLGRDPENIKILPGIVPVIGDTEAHARELDEELTRLILPEFQRRNLAERFNLPAEELDLDSPLPADLPTEDEIQGAKSRFTLIVNLARREQLTVRQLIARLGGGRGHRTFAGTAEQVADTIEEWFNAGAADGFNVMPAVLPSGLERFVDEVVPILTQRGLFRGEYETSTLREHYGLPRPGSRYSADAAATIAL from the coding sequence ATGTCCCGAAAGCTGCACCTGAACGCGTTTCTGATGTCGACCGGACACCACGAGGCATCGTGGCGCCTGCCCGAGTCGGACCCGCTCGCCCATCTGAGCGTCGACCACTACGTCCACCTGGCCCGGACCGCCGAACGCGGCCATTTCGACTCCATCTTCTTCGCCGATTCCCCGGTGCTGCAGGGCGAGCCGGGACGGCGTCCGGCGGGCAAGCTCGAACCCACCATCCTGTTGACGGCCATCGCGGCGCGCACCTCGAAGATCGGGCTGATCGCGACGGCCTCGACCAGCTACAACGATCCGTACAACCTGGCGCGCCGGTTCGCCTCGGTCGACTGGGTGTCCGGTGGCCGGGTGGGCTGGAACATCGTCACCACCGCGGGCGCCGACGCCGCTCGCAACTTCGGGCTCGATGACACCCCCGACCACGCCGAACGGTATGAGAAGGCCGCCGAATTCGTCGATGTGGCAACAAAACTGTGGGACAGTTGGGATGATGATGCCTTCATCGGCGACAAGCGGCTCGGCATCCACTCCGATCCCGACAAGGTCCACCCCACCGATCACGTCGGCCGGTTCTTCCGGATCGCCGGACCGCTCAACGTCCCCCGCTCACCGCAGGCATATCCGGTGCTGGTGCAGGCCGGTTCGTCGGAGGACGGCAAGAATTTCGCCGCCCGCTACGCCGAGGCGGTGTTCACCGCCCAGCAGACACTCGATGACGGCACCGCCTTCTACTCCGACTTGAAGGACCGCACCCGCCGACTCGGCCGCGATCCGGAGAACATCAAGATCCTGCCGGGAATCGTGCCGGTCATCGGTGACACCGAGGCGCACGCCCGCGAACTCGACGAGGAACTGACCCGGCTGATCCTGCCCGAGTTCCAGCGCCGCAACCTCGCCGAACGATTCAACCTGCCGGCCGAGGAACTCGATCTGGACAGCCCGCTGCCCGCCGACCTGCCCACCGAGGACGAGATCCAGGGCGCCAAGAGCCGATTCACCCTGATCGTGAATCTTGCCCGGCGCGAACAACTCACGGTGCGCCAGCTCATCGCGCGCCTGGGCGGCGGCCGCGGGCACCGGACGTTCGCCGGCACCGCCGAACAGGTCGCCGACACCATCGAGGAGTGGTTCAACGCCGGTGCCGCCGACGGGTTCAACGTGATGCCCGCGGTGCTGCCCTCCGGGCTGGAGCGGTTCGTCGACGAGGTCGTGCCGATCCTGACACAGCGCGGCCTGTTCCGCGGCGAGTACGAGACCTCCACGCTGCGTGAGCATTACGGCCTGCCCCGGCCCGGCAGCCGATACTCCGCCGACGCGGCCGCCACGATCGCGCTGTAA
- a CDS encoding ABC transporter permease, whose translation MTTLLPRSRVRAPAPKHSGTDDQRQGFVARPARKQLGRRREVPFGRLLGVALLLAFWSIGAHLGWFDPRKLSAPWTIVSTGWDLLVNGALFDNTVVSLRRAGIGIAAGVFLGTVLAVLAGLSRLGEATVDGLVQLKRSIPTLGLIPLLILWLGIGEGFKVIIITLGVLVSIYVPTHAALIGIDRRLVELSEIQDVSRVSFIRNVVLPGSLPGWFLGLRLAVTGAWLSLIVVESVNATDGLGKMMQNAQYYGQSDVIMVGLLVYAVFGLTADSLIRIAERKVLSWRQSLVD comes from the coding sequence ATGACCACGCTTCTTCCCCGCTCCCGGGTACGCGCCCCGGCGCCGAAGCACTCCGGCACCGACGATCAGAGACAGGGGTTCGTCGCCCGGCCTGCGCGCAAACAACTGGGCCGGCGGCGCGAGGTGCCGTTCGGCAGACTTCTCGGTGTCGCACTGCTACTGGCCTTCTGGTCGATCGGGGCACACCTGGGCTGGTTCGATCCGCGAAAGCTGTCGGCGCCGTGGACGATCGTGTCGACGGGCTGGGATCTGCTGGTCAACGGCGCGCTGTTCGACAACACCGTCGTCTCGCTGCGGCGGGCGGGCATCGGTATCGCGGCAGGCGTGTTCCTCGGCACCGTACTGGCGGTCCTGGCGGGTCTGTCACGGCTGGGTGAGGCCACCGTCGACGGCCTGGTCCAGCTCAAGCGCTCTATTCCGACACTCGGGTTGATTCCGCTGCTGATCCTGTGGCTGGGTATCGGCGAGGGTTTCAAGGTCATCATCATCACCCTCGGGGTACTGGTGTCGATCTATGTTCCCACCCATGCCGCACTCATCGGGATCGACCGAAGACTGGTGGAACTGTCCGAAATACAGGATGTTTCGCGGGTCAGCTTCATCCGCAACGTGGTGCTGCCGGGATCGTTGCCCGGCTGGTTCCTCGGTCTGCGACTGGCGGTCACCGGCGCCTGGCTGTCGCTGATCGTCGTCGAATCCGTCAACGCCACCGACGGTCTGGGCAAGATGATGCAGAACGCCCAGTACTACGGCCAATCCGACGTCATCATGGTCGGTCTGCTGGTGTATGCCGTCTTCGGCCTGACCGCCGACTCCCTCATCAGAATCGCCGAACGAAAGGTGCTGTCGTGGCGTCAATCCTTGGTCGACTGA